From one Enterobacteriaceae endosymbiont of Donacia provostii genomic stretch:
- the dapB gene encoding 4-hydroxy-tetrahydrodipicolinate reductase has translation MNKNYIRLAIAGINGRMGKSILEILNNKVTKNISLNGVIEKLSNLKKKKTIIYKSNTLNIKSNLIDIINDFDVLIDFTNPESTMKNLNICKIYNKKIIIGTTGFNKKQKSIIKETSKNISIILSSNFSLGINILLQILEKITKIICKNNLKNSMDIDIIEKHHKNKIDSPSGTALSLKNIIIRTYKKFNILKNIKCHSIRASDLYGEHSILFSFIGEQIELIHNVSNRKPFAEGSIKAAIWIYKKPAGMYNMKHVLKI, from the coding sequence ATGAATAAAAATTATATTCGTTTAGCTATAGCAGGTATTAATGGTCGTATGGGTAAAAGTATTTTAGAAATATTAAATAATAAAGTTACAAAAAATATTTCTTTAAATGGAGTTATAGAAAAATTATCTAATTTAAAAAAAAAAAAAACAATTATTTATAAATCTAATACTTTAAATATTAAATCTAATTTAATTGATATTATAAATGATTTTGATGTTTTAATAGATTTTACTAATCCTGAATCAACAATGAAAAATCTTAATATATGTAAAATATATAATAAAAAAATTATAATTGGTACTACAGGTTTTAATAAAAAACAAAAATCAATAATAAAAGAAACATCAAAAAATATATCTATTATTTTATCTTCTAATTTTAGTTTAGGTATTAATATTTTATTACAAATTTTAGAAAAAATAACAAAAATTATTTGTAAAAATAATTTAAAAAATTCTATGGATATAGATATAATAGAAAAACATCATAAAAATAAAATAGATTCACCTTCTGGGACAGCTTTATCATTAAAAAATATTATAATAAGAACTTATAAAAAATTTAATATTTTAAAAAATATTAAATGTCATTCTATTCGAGCTTCAGATTTATATGGAGAACATAGTATTTTATTTTCTTTTATTGGAGAACAAATTGAATTAATTCATAATGTTTCCAATAGAAAACCATTTGCAGAAGGTTCAATCAAAGCTGCTATTTGGATTTATAAAAAACCAGCTGGTATGTATAATATGAAACATGTATTAAAAATATAA
- the lspA gene encoding signal peptidase II — MEKNVCLFKFFKKKKIFNIYIILLIIIDILSKFLIIKNIKLHESFYVNDYINFIYIQNYGINLGFFKKNKIIIYFLIILSIVFLIYIRFSFTNQNIQLSYNLIISGILGNLINRIYYGFVIDFINIHILDYQLPIFNFADILIFIGFIFILKKYIIF, encoded by the coding sequence ATGGAGAAAAACGTTTGTTTATTTAAATTTTTTAAAAAAAAAAAAATATTTAATATTTATATTATATTATTAATAATAATAGATATTTTAAGTAAATTTTTAATTATTAAAAATATAAAATTACATGAATCTTTTTATGTAAATGATTATATAAATTTTATTTATATACAAAATTATGGTATAAATTTAGGTTTTTTTAAAAAAAATAAAATTATTATTTATTTTTTAATTATTCTAAGTATAGTATTTTTGATTTATATTAGATTTTCTTTTACAAATCAAAATATTCAGTTATCATATAATTTAATAATTAGTGGTATATTAGGTAATTTAATTAATAGAATTTATTATGGTTTTGTAATAGATTTTATTAATATACATATTTTAGATTATCAGTTACCTATTTTTAATTTTGCAGATATCTTAATTTTTATTGGTTTTATTTTTATATTAAAAAAATATATTATTTTTTAA
- the rplY gene encoding 50S ribosomal protein L25 — protein sequence MHKIKFSKRIKTGKSFSRRLRKKDKIPSVIYGKNIKNILIIINNNDLINIKLEEFFKKKKTLNLSDEKNNLFKVQIIDIQYHPFKINRLYHIDFLIK from the coding sequence ATGCATAAAATAAAATTTTCAAAAAGAATCAAAACAGGAAAAAGTTTTAGTAGACGTTTAAGAAAAAAAGATAAAATTCCTTCAGTAATATACGGAAAAAATATAAAAAATATACTTATTATTATAAATAATAATGATTTAATTAATATTAAATTAGAAGAGTTTTTTAAAAAAAAAAAAACACTTAATTTAAGTGATGAAAAAAATAATTTATTTAAAGTTCAAATTATAGATATTCAATATCATCCTTTTAAAATTAATAGATTATATCATATAGATTTTTTAATAAAATAA
- the pta gene encoding phosphate acetyltransferase produces MFKKKVIMSIPLDIDIHFFTSINLGFLKIIEDNKLKCNFFKPISKIEYYNFNYTNNILNTCNFSNIKSINPIKINDINVFKKNISYNNIINNIIKKSLKNKDNTSILFIEGIIPIYIKQLIFQLNCDIANIFNAKIIFVTSMSKIENNLEKIKSKINILFKEKIHNFNIQNIYLLIKNPYEYQNNNPFFYNLNIFKNFIYKKKNNFIHKKNFIYKKNNIILIPWLKNFVFGINMKLIFNYLNCNIINNNKFQKIKYIIYLDKKIFIEQKKFKKSLLILSLKDYKIIKILYEILSKNIFFGAILFTDFVKNKKYDYSNKIIDNIINIIINNNMSLFYIKYSLYNTFIKLENIYKFNFPINDLNLINNIIKYIQLYIPSNILNYKILNYKFYISPFIFKFNLINKANKFTKTILLPEGNELRTIKAASICSEKNIANCILLGKIKEIYKISKKNNVNIDNINIIDPDSIRDNYIEKLMFLRRNKLSNKYEAIKLLKDNMFLATMMLKEHKIDGIVAGASTTTANTIRPALQIIKTLPEYSIVSSIFIMLLSNDILIYSDCAINPNPNYKQLAEIAIQSVKTSKLFDFKPKVAMISYSTGNSAKGLEVEKVYKATKLVQKILPNLLIDGPLQYDTAISNDVAKYKAPNSLVAGNANIIIFPDLNTGNTTYKAVQRSSNTISIGPILQGIKQPINDLSRGASIEDIIYTIAVTVIQASKIS; encoded by the coding sequence ATGTTTAAAAAAAAAGTTATTATGTCTATACCTTTAGATATAGATATACATTTTTTTACAAGTATTAATTTAGGATTTTTAAAAATTATAGAAGATAATAAATTAAAATGTAATTTTTTTAAACCTATTTCTAAAATAGAATATTATAATTTTAATTATACTAATAATATTTTAAATACATGTAATTTTTCTAATATAAAATCCATTAATCCAATAAAAATTAATGATATTAATGTATTTAAAAAAAATATTAGTTATAATAATATTATTAATAATATAATAAAAAAATCTTTAAAAAATAAAGATAATACTTCTATTCTATTTATAGAAGGAATAATACCTATTTATATTAAACAATTAATATTTCAATTAAATTGTGATATAGCAAATATTTTTAATGCAAAAATAATTTTTGTTACATCAATGTCTAAAATAGAAAATAATTTAGAAAAAATAAAATCCAAAATTAATATTCTTTTTAAAGAAAAAATACATAATTTTAATATTCAAAATATATATTTATTAATTAAAAATCCATATGAATACCAAAATAATAATCCTTTTTTTTATAATTTAAATATTTTTAAAAATTTTATTTATAAAAAAAAAAATAATTTTATACATAAAAAAAATTTTATTTATAAAAAAAATAATATTATATTGATTCCGTGGTTAAAAAATTTTGTATTTGGTATTAATATGAAATTAATATTTAATTATTTAAATTGTAATATTATTAATAATAATAAATTTCAAAAAATTAAATATATTATTTACTTAGATAAAAAAATTTTTATAGAACAAAAAAAATTTAAAAAATCATTATTAATTCTTTCATTAAAAGATTATAAAATTATAAAAATATTATATGAAATATTATCTAAAAATATTTTTTTTGGTGCAATTTTATTCACAGATTTTGTAAAAAATAAAAAATATGATTATTCTAATAAAATAATTGATAATATCATTAATATTATTATTAATAATAATATGTCTTTATTTTATATAAAATATAGTTTATATAATACTTTTATAAAATTAGAAAATATTTACAAATTTAATTTTCCTATAAATGATTTAAATTTAATAAATAACATAATTAAATATATTCAATTATATATTCCTTCAAATATTTTAAATTATAAAATTTTAAATTATAAATTTTATATTTCTCCATTTATTTTTAAATTTAATTTAATAAATAAAGCAAATAAATTTACAAAGACCATTTTATTACCAGAAGGTAATGAATTAAGAACTATAAAAGCAGCATCTATATGTTCTGAAAAAAATATTGCTAATTGTATTTTATTAGGAAAAATTAAAGAAATATATAAAATTTCTAAAAAAAATAATGTAAATATTGATAATATTAATATTATTGATCCAGATTCTATAAGAGATAATTATATAGAAAAACTAATGTTTCTTAGAAGAAATAAATTATCAAATAAATATGAAGCTATAAAATTATTAAAAGATAATATGTTTTTAGCTACTATGATGTTAAAAGAACATAAAATTGATGGTATAGTTGCAGGTGCTAGTACTACTACAGCTAATACTATTAGACCTGCATTACAAATTATTAAAACTTTACCTGAATATTCTATTGTTTCATCTATATTTATTATGTTACTATCAAATGATATATTAATATATAGTGATTGTGCAATTAATCCTAATCCCAATTATAAACAATTAGCCGAAATAGCTATACAATCAGTTAAAACTAGTAAATTATTTGATTTTAAACCTAAAGTAGCTATGATTTCTTATTCAACAGGTAATTCAGCAAAAGGTTTAGAAGTAGAAAAAGTATATAAAGCTACAAAATTAGTACAAAAAATATTACCTAACCTTTTAATAGATGGACCTTTACAATATGATACAGCTATTTCAAATGATGTTGCTAAGTATAAAGCACCAAATTCATTAGTTGCCGGTAATGCTAATATTATTATTTTTCCAGATCTTAATACTGGTAATACTACATATAAGGCAGTACAAAGATCTTCTAATACTATTTCTATAGGTCCTATTTTACAAGGTATTAAACAACCCATTAATGATCTTTCTAGAGGTGCTTCTATTGAAGATATTATATATACTATTGCAGTTACTGTAATTCAGGCTAGTAAAATATCTTAA
- the ileS gene encoding isoleucine--tRNA ligase, whose translation MMNIKNKLQLNLPKTKFPMKANLVVNELIILKQWQKDNLYEKILDKKKNKKKFILHDGPPYANGDIHIGHAFNKILKDIILKAKNMDGYYTPFIPGWDCHGLPIEQQVEKILKNKKNISKKQFRIECRKYVLKQISKQKKDFIRLGILADWLHPYLTMDFITEANIIRTLGKIIKNNYIYKGKKPVFWCTECLSSLAEAEVNYIKKNILTCYIKFTVINNNFLKNILNLKEKYNNISFLIWTTTPWTLPANQAIVINPKIYYQLIQIDKDIIIISKKSTNIVMNKTNITNWKILGEIKGKNFKNLSIYNPFNNKLSYLIIDNYASESSGTGIVHIAPNHGLDDYNICNKYNIKCIKNIIDKKGFFIKNIHPKLNNINVFHSQKIIFDILKKKNALFIVDNYTHKYPYCWRHKIPIIYISTPQWFINIDKNNFRKLIKQSIKKVKWIPDWGYKRMSIMLDKRPDWCISRQRIWGIPIPLFINKKTQKIHDNTLEFIEKIACMIEKNGIQAWWDLNIEKFLGNDYIFYEKVTDILDVWFDSGSTYNSIIKHIKQFKNCTINMYLEGTDQYRGWFISSLIISLIINNHPPYKTVLSHGFTVDSQGKKMSKSLGNIIKPQDIINNLGSDILRLWVASTDYSNEINISNDILKRTTESYRRIRNTIRFLLSNLYDFEPNINIIKPDKMIILDKWIINRTKVIQNKIIKYYRIYNIKNIVKKIIQFCSIDLGSVYFDIIKDRQYTFKKCSLERLSCQTALYMILESLVRWIAPILSFTAHEVWNYIPGLRSKYIFTEEWYSNLFYISSKDIMNYEYWNDIFHFKNEINQIIELARNQKIIKSSLEVDLTVFVKKDIYNKLILLGSELRFLLLISNIKIFLEKKVINSKLIQKFTIIKSKYLKCQRCWYHSKYIINNICNRCQLNTIGNGEKRLFI comes from the coding sequence ATTATGAATATAAAAAATAAATTACAATTAAATTTACCAAAAACAAAATTTCCAATGAAAGCTAATTTAGTAGTTAATGAGTTAATAATATTAAAACAATGGCAGAAAGATAATTTATATGAAAAAATTTTAGATAAAAAAAAAAATAAAAAAAAATTTATTTTACATGATGGTCCACCTTATGCAAATGGTGATATCCATATTGGACATGCTTTTAATAAAATTTTAAAAGATATTATTTTAAAAGCTAAAAATATGGATGGTTATTATACTCCTTTTATTCCTGGATGGGATTGTCATGGTTTACCTATAGAACAACAAGTAGAAAAAATCTTAAAAAATAAAAAAAATATTTCTAAAAAACAATTTAGAATTGAATGTCGAAAATATGTTTTAAAACAAATTTCTAAACAAAAAAAAGATTTTATAAGATTAGGAATCTTAGCTGATTGGTTACATCCTTATTTAACAATGGATTTTATAACAGAAGCAAATATTATACGTACTTTAGGTAAAATTATTAAAAATAATTATATATATAAAGGTAAAAAACCTGTATTTTGGTGTACAGAATGTCTTTCTTCTTTAGCAGAGGCAGAAGTTAATTATATTAAAAAAAATATACTTACTTGTTATATTAAATTTACTGTTATAAACAATAATTTTTTAAAAAATATTTTAAATTTAAAAGAAAAATATAATAATATCTCTTTTTTAATATGGACTACTACTCCATGGACATTACCAGCTAATCAAGCAATTGTTATAAATCCAAAAATATATTATCAATTAATTCAAATTGATAAAGATATTATCATTATATCAAAAAAATCAACTAATATTGTTATGAATAAAACAAATATTACAAATTGGAAAATTTTAGGAGAAATTAAAGGAAAAAATTTTAAAAATTTATCAATATATAATCCTTTTAATAATAAACTTTCATATTTAATTATAGATAATTATGCTTCTGAAAGTTCAGGTACTGGTATTGTTCACATAGCTCCTAATCATGGACTAGATGATTATAATATATGTAATAAATATAATATAAAATGTATAAAAAATATTATAGATAAAAAAGGATTTTTTATCAAAAATATTCATCCTAAATTAAATAATATAAATGTTTTTCACTCACAAAAAATAATATTTGATATTTTAAAAAAGAAAAATGCACTATTTATAGTAGATAATTATACACATAAATATCCTTATTGTTGGCGTCATAAAATACCAATTATTTATATATCTACTCCACAGTGGTTTATAAATATAGATAAAAATAATTTTAGAAAATTAATAAAACAATCAATAAAAAAAGTAAAATGGATTCCTGATTGGGGATATAAAAGAATGTCTATTATGTTAGATAAAAGACCTGATTGGTGTATTTCTAGACAAAGAATTTGGGGGATTCCAATACCTTTATTTATTAATAAAAAAACACAAAAAATACATGATAATACATTAGAATTTATTGAAAAAATAGCTTGTATGATTGAAAAAAATGGTATACAAGCATGGTGGGATTTAAATATTGAAAAATTTTTAGGTAATGATTATATTTTTTATGAAAAAGTTACTGATATTTTAGATGTATGGTTTGATTCTGGTTCTACTTATAATTCAATTATAAAACACATTAAACAGTTTAAAAATTGTACTATTAATATGTATTTAGAAGGAACAGATCAATATCGAGGATGGTTTATATCATCATTAATTATTTCATTAATTATTAACAATCATCCTCCTTATAAAACTGTTTTAAGTCACGGATTTACTGTAGATAGTCAAGGTAAAAAAATGTCTAAATCTTTAGGTAATATTATTAAACCTCAAGATATTATTAATAATTTAGGTAGTGACATTCTTAGATTATGGGTAGCTTCTACAGATTATTCAAATGAAATTAATATATCTAACGATATTTTAAAAAGAACTACTGAAAGTTATAGACGTATTCGTAATACAATAAGATTTTTATTATCAAATCTATATGATTTTGAACCAAATATTAATATTATAAAACCTGATAAAATGATAATTTTAGACAAATGGATTATTAATAGAACAAAAGTTATACAAAATAAAATTATAAAATATTATCGGATTTATAATATAAAAAATATTGTTAAAAAAATAATACAATTTTGTTCTATAGATTTAGGTTCTGTGTATTTTGATATAATCAAAGATAGACAATATACATTTAAAAAATGTAGTTTAGAAAGATTAAGTTGTCAAACTGCTTTATATATGATTTTAGAATCTTTAGTTAGATGGATTGCTCCAATTTTATCATTTACAGCTCATGAAGTTTGGAATTATATTCCTGGTTTAAGAAGTAAATATATTTTTACAGAAGAATGGTATTCTAATTTATTTTATATTTCGTCTAAAGATATTATGAATTATGAATACTGGAATGATATTTTTCATTTTAAAAATGAAATTAATCAAATTATTGAATTAGCAAGAAATCAAAAAATAATTAAAAGTTCTTTAGAAGTTGATTTAACTGTTTTTGTAAAAAAAGATATTTATAATAAATTAATTTTATTAGGATCAGAATTACGTTTTTTATTATTAATTTCTAACATTAAAATTTTTTTAGAAAAAAAAGTTATTAACAGTAAATTAATACAAAAATTTACAATTATTAAATCAAAATATTTAAAATGCCAACGTTGTTGGTATCACTCAAAATACATAATTAATAATATTTGTAACCGTTGTCAATTAAATACTATAGGAAATGGAGAAAAACGTTTGTTTATTTAA
- the gpmA gene encoding 2,3-diphosphoglycerate-dependent phosphoglycerate mutase, producing the protein MSNMRLVLLRHGESEWNKKNLFTGWQDVSLSKEGEIEAKQAGKILKKNNFKFNYAYTSFLKRAICTLWLTLKELNQLWIPVKKTWRLNERHYGKLQGINKNQAAKKFGIEKVQQWRRSFNISPPPLSRDDLRWPRFDEKYSHLEDSQLPLTESLYITLKRVIYIWNHHISPKIMNKESILIVAHGNSLRALIKHIENINDKDIINLDIATGIPIIYEFDNNLNYINKYYLNN; encoded by the coding sequence ATGTCTAATATGAGACTAGTTTTATTACGTCACGGGGAAAGTGAATGGAATAAAAAGAATTTATTTACTGGGTGGCAAGATGTTTCCTTATCTAAGGAGGGTGAAATTGAAGCAAAACAAGCTGGAAAAATTTTAAAAAAAAATAATTTTAAATTTAATTATGCGTATACATCGTTTTTAAAAAGAGCTATATGTACTTTATGGTTAACTCTTAAAGAGTTAAATCAATTATGGATTCCTGTAAAAAAAACATGGAGATTAAATGAAAGACATTATGGAAAATTACAGGGGATAAATAAAAATCAAGCTGCAAAAAAATTTGGTATAGAAAAAGTACAACAATGGAGACGAAGTTTTAATATATCACCCCCCCCTCTCTCTAGAGATGATTTAAGATGGCCTAGATTTGATGAAAAATATTCTCATTTAGAAGATTCCCAATTACCTCTTACAGAAAGTTTATATATAACCTTAAAAAGAGTTATATATATATGGAACCATCATATATCTCCTAAAATTATGAATAAAGAAAGTATTTTAATTGTTGCTCATGGTAATTCATTAAGAGCATTAATTAAACATATAGAAAATATAAATGATAAAGATATTATTAATTTAGATATAGCAACAGGAATACCTATTATTTATGAATTTGATAATAATTTAAATTATATTAATAAATATTATTTAAATAATTAA
- the pfkA gene encoding 6-phosphofructokinase translates to MIQKIGVLTSGGDAPGMNAAIRGVVRTAISYNIEVFGIYNGYIGLYNNDIIKLNRYSVSDIINKGGTFLGSARFPQFKNKKIRSIAINNMKKHGISALVVIGGDGTYMGAKLLTEMGFPCIGIPGTIDNDVVGTDYSIGYFTALETIVQAIDKLRDTSTSHQRISIIEIMGRNCGDLTLAAAIAGGCEFIVLPEIYYNQDDLVKEIKSGIEKGKKHAIVLITEFICDINKLASFIQRKTKRETRTTVLGYLQRGGSPVAYDRILGSRMGSYSVELLYKGYKGRCIGTQNDKMVHHDIIDAILNMKKIFKNDLLNTAKKLY, encoded by the coding sequence ATGATTCAAAAAATTGGCGTTCTTACAAGTGGGGGAGATGCACCTGGTATGAATGCAGCTATAAGAGGTGTTGTTAGAACTGCTATTAGTTATAATATTGAAGTATTTGGAATATATAATGGTTATATAGGATTATATAATAATGATATTATTAAACTTAATAGATATAGTGTTTCTGATATTATTAATAAAGGAGGTACTTTTTTAGGATCAGCACGGTTTCCTCAATTTAAAAATAAGAAAATACGTTCTATTGCTATTAATAATATGAAAAAACATGGAATTAGTGCATTAGTTGTAATTGGTGGAGATGGTACTTATATGGGAGCTAAATTATTAACTGAAATGGGTTTCCCCTGTATTGGTATACCAGGTACAATAGATAATGATGTTGTTGGTACTGATTATAGTATTGGTTATTTTACAGCTTTAGAAACTATAGTACAAGCAATAGATAAATTAAGAGATACTTCTACTTCTCATCAAAGAATTTCTATAATAGAAATTATGGGTAGAAATTGTGGAGATTTAACTTTAGCTGCGGCCATAGCAGGTGGTTGTGAATTTATTGTTTTACCAGAAATTTATTATAATCAAGATGATTTAGTTAAAGAAATTAAATCGGGAATAGAAAAAGGTAAAAAACATGCAATAGTATTGATTACAGAATTTATTTGTGATATTAATAAACTAGCAAGTTTTATTCAAAGAAAAACTAAACGTGAAACAAGAACTACAGTTTTAGGATATCTTCAAAGAGGGGGATCTCCTGTAGCATATGATCGTATTTTAGGATCTAGAATGGGTTCTTATTCGGTAGAACTTTTATATAAAGGATATAAAGGTAGATGTATAGGTACTCAAAACGATAAAATGGTACATCATGATATTATAGATGCTATTTTAAATATGAAAAAAATTTTTAAAAATGATTTATTAAATACTGCTAAAAAATTATATTAA
- the rpsT gene encoding 30S ribosomal protein S20 — MANIKSSKKRILKSEKKRKNNIKYRSMLKTYIKKVNNAILEKNITLSKKTFIKMQSLIDKQVKKNLIHKNKASRYKSKIYNKIIKISN, encoded by the coding sequence ATGGCTAATATAAAATCATCTAAAAAAAGAATTTTGAAATCAGAAAAAAAAAGAAAAAATAATATCAAATATCGTTCCATGTTAAAAACTTATATTAAAAAAGTTAATAATGCAATATTAGAAAAAAATATTACATTATCTAAAAAAACATTTATAAAAATGCAGTCTTTGATAGATAAACAAGTAAAAAAAAATTTAATTCATAAAAATAAAGCTTCTCGTTATAAATCTAAAATTTATAATAAAATCATAAAAATTAGTAATTAA
- the erpA gene encoding iron-sulfur cluster insertion protein ErpA, which yields MPITLTNKAAKKIKTINHENINFRVFIIGGGCSGFKYDFILDKKIKKHDLLIKSLGVNIIIDEISLQYLSGSIIDYTESIEESKFIIKNTYFKNKCNCGYSFDI from the coding sequence ATGCCAATAACTTTAACAAATAAAGCAGCAAAAAAAATAAAAACTATAAATCATGAAAATATAAATTTTAGAGTATTTATTATAGGAGGAGGTTGTAGCGGTTTTAAATATGATTTCATATTAGATAAAAAAATAAAAAAACATGATCTTTTAATAAAATCATTAGGTGTAAATATTATTATTGATGAAATCAGTTTACAATATTTATCAGGTAGTATAATTGATTATACTGAAAGTATAGAAGAATCAAAATTTATTATTAAAAATACATATTTTAAAAATAAGTGTAATTGTGGTTATTCTTTTGATATCTAA
- a CDS encoding cation diffusion facilitator family transporter yields MNINNICNKISLKIKKSEYNKLITKSTNLAILLSTTLLLLKLLAWWGTKSISMLTASVDSLIDIASSTINLLIIYYSLQPADSEHTFGHGKAESLSALAQSIFICGTAIFLFLNSIYYIYHPVKIYYPIIGIFVIIISFLLTLILVIFQKKVIKKTNSQATHADMIHYESDILINTAILLALILNIFNVKQADSLIALIISIFIFYNSFKVGYKAIQSLLDRSLPDNEKKIIIDLIKFWPKVKGAHLLKTRQSGPTRFIQLHLVLEDNLPLLESHSIAKKIENALHKKFPYSDIIIHQDPYSIVSKKYKGFFKK; encoded by the coding sequence ATGAATATAAATAATATATGTAATAAAATTTCTTTAAAAATAAAAAAAAGTGAATATAATAAATTAATTACTAAATCTACAAATTTAGCAATTTTATTATCTACTACATTACTATTGTTAAAATTATTAGCTTGGTGGGGGACTAAATCTATAAGTATGTTAACAGCATCTGTAGATTCATTAATTGATATTGCGTCTTCAACAATTAATTTATTAATTATATATTATTCTTTACAACCAGCAGATTCAGAACATACCTTTGGTCATGGTAAAGCAGAATCATTATCTGCTTTAGCTCAAAGTATTTTTATTTGTGGAACAGCAATATTTTTATTTTTAAATAGCATATATTATATATATCATCCTGTTAAAATATATTATCCAATAATAGGAATTTTTGTTATTATTATTTCATTTCTTTTAACTTTAATATTAGTAATTTTTCAAAAAAAAGTAATAAAAAAAACAAATAGTCAAGCAACTCATGCTGATATGATTCATTATGAATCAGATATATTAATTAATACTGCAATTTTATTAGCTTTAATATTAAATATTTTTAATGTCAAACAAGCAGATTCTCTTATAGCGTTAATTATTAGTATATTTATTTTTTATAATTCTTTTAAAGTAGGATATAAAGCCATACAATCTTTATTAGATCGATCATTACCAGATAATGAAAAAAAAATTATAATAGATTTAATAAAATTTTGGCCTAAAGTAAAAGGAGCACATTTATTAAAAACAAGACAATCAGGTCCTACTCGTTTTATACAACTTCATTTAGTATTAGAAGATAATTTACCTTTATTAGAATCACATTCAATTGCAAAAAAAATAGAAAATGCTTTACATAAAAAATTTCCTTATTCAGATATAATTATACATCAAGATCCGTATTCTATTGTATCTAAAAAATATAAAGGTTTTTTTAAAAAATAA